In one Bordetella pertussis 18323 genomic region, the following are encoded:
- a CDS encoding NAD(P)H-hydrate dehydratase translates to MDTPTSSSLPAIERQHLPALFAARPTDAHKGSCGTLGVIGGGPGMVGAALLAARAGLKVGAGKVLVGLVADTPPLPCDPMQPELMLRDFRGLLEAGLGIDAWTAGCGCGMDALAANALSELFQLRGDAALVLDADGLNLLAAGAVQARWGDAPVVLTPHPAEAGRLLGLSTEAVQADRPGAARALAARYGAWIVLKGAGSIVCDPAGACRINRTGNPGLATAGTGDVLAGILGSLLAQRIAPEQAVPGAVWLHGAAADALVTHGVGPIGLTAGELADSARRLRNSRA, encoded by the coding sequence ATGGACACCCCTACCTCCTCCTCCCTGCCGGCCATCGAGCGCCAGCACCTGCCCGCCCTGTTCGCCGCCCGGCCCACCGACGCCCACAAGGGCAGTTGCGGCACCCTGGGCGTGATCGGCGGCGGCCCCGGCATGGTGGGCGCCGCGCTGCTGGCCGCCCGCGCCGGACTGAAAGTGGGGGCCGGCAAGGTATTGGTCGGCCTGGTCGCCGACACCCCGCCGCTGCCCTGCGACCCCATGCAGCCCGAACTGATGCTGCGCGATTTCCGCGGCCTGCTGGAAGCGGGCCTGGGCATCGACGCCTGGACGGCCGGCTGCGGCTGCGGCATGGACGCGCTGGCCGCCAACGCCCTGTCCGAACTGTTCCAGCTGCGCGGCGACGCCGCGCTGGTGCTCGACGCGGACGGCCTGAACCTGCTGGCCGCCGGCGCCGTGCAGGCGCGCTGGGGCGATGCCCCGGTCGTCCTCACGCCCCACCCGGCCGAGGCGGGCCGGTTGCTCGGCCTGTCCACCGAGGCCGTGCAGGCGGACCGGCCCGGCGCCGCCCGGGCGCTGGCCGCGCGCTACGGCGCCTGGATCGTGCTCAAGGGCGCGGGCAGCATCGTCTGCGACCCCGCCGGCGCCTGCCGGATCAACCGCACCGGCAACCCGGGGCTGGCCACGGCGGGTACCGGCGACGTGCTGGCGGGCATCCTGGGATCCCTGCTCGCCCAGCGCATCGCGCCCGAGCAGGCCGTGCCTGGCGCGGTGTGGCTGCACGGCGCCGCCGCCGACGCCCTGGTGACGCACGGGGTCGGACCCATCGGCCTGACCGCCGGCGAACTGGCCGACAGCGCCCGGCGCCTGCGCAACAGCCGCGCCTAA
- a CDS encoding enoyl-CoA hydratase/isomerase family protein, which yields MSETDTNPEHYARYRALRIRRHPEGILELVMGAKDASGKLSTADERLHRELADVWRDIDTDDQTRVVVIRGEGNGFSGGGDLGLVQQMAEDFEVRTRVWREARDLVYNIINCNKPIVSAMHGAAVGAGLVAGLLADISIAARDARIIDGHTRLGVAAGDHAAIVWPLLCGMAKAKYYLLLCDAVSGEEAERIGLVSLCVDRAELLSKAFEVAGRLAAGSQTAIRWTKYALNNWLRMAGPSFDTSLALEFMGFAGPDVHEGIKSLREKRAPDFR from the coding sequence ATGAGTGAAACAGACACCAATCCCGAGCACTATGCCCGCTACCGGGCCTTGCGCATCCGCCGCCATCCGGAGGGCATCCTGGAGCTGGTCATGGGCGCCAAGGACGCCAGCGGCAAGTTGTCCACCGCCGACGAGCGCCTGCACCGCGAGCTGGCCGATGTGTGGCGCGATATCGATACCGACGACCAGACCCGGGTGGTGGTGATCCGTGGCGAAGGCAATGGGTTCTCGGGCGGCGGCGATCTGGGGCTGGTGCAGCAGATGGCCGAGGATTTCGAGGTGCGCACCCGGGTCTGGCGCGAGGCGCGCGACCTGGTCTACAACATCATCAACTGCAACAAGCCCATCGTCTCGGCCATGCATGGCGCGGCGGTCGGCGCGGGGTTGGTGGCGGGGCTGCTGGCCGATATCTCGATCGCGGCTCGCGATGCGCGCATCATCGATGGCCATACCCGGCTGGGGGTGGCTGCCGGCGACCATGCCGCCATCGTCTGGCCGCTGCTGTGCGGCATGGCCAAGGCCAAGTACTACCTGTTGCTGTGCGACGCGGTCAGCGGCGAGGAGGCCGAGCGCATCGGCCTGGTGTCGCTGTGCGTGGATCGCGCCGAACTGCTGTCCAAGGCCTTCGAAGTGGCCGGCCGCCTGGCGGCCGGCTCGCAAACCGCCATTCGCTGGACCAAGTACGCCTTGAACAACTGGCTGCGCATGGCGGGCCCGTCGTTCGATACGTCGCTGGCCCTGGAGTTCATGGGTTTTGCCGGGCCCGACGTGCACGAAGGCATCAAGTCGCTGCGCGAGAAGCGCGCGCCGGACTTCCGGTAA
- a CDS encoding enoyl-CoA hydratase-related protein yields MNSLLTERDAAVLTLTINRPERRNALDTATYDALAAQLRAADAGLAAVILTGAGDHFTAGNDLRDFQAERAAGDSPALRFLRALVDTDVPVLAAVEGHAVGVGVTLLQHCDFAFAAGTARLRMPFVALGLCPEGASSLLLPRLAGMRKAAEWLLQGRAFDAAEAHAAGLLTGVTEPGQALAAARAVAADLAAQPRQALRVSKRMLRQADRAAIHATLDHEAEQFRERLRSPEAQQAFARFFNK; encoded by the coding sequence ATGAACAGCCTGCTGACCGAGCGCGACGCAGCCGTGCTCACCCTGACCATCAACCGCCCCGAACGGCGCAATGCGCTGGATACCGCCACCTACGACGCGCTGGCGGCGCAGCTGCGCGCCGCCGACGCCGGCCTGGCCGCGGTCATCCTGACCGGCGCCGGCGACCATTTCACCGCCGGCAACGACCTGCGCGACTTCCAGGCCGAGCGTGCGGCCGGCGACAGCCCGGCCCTGCGCTTCCTGCGCGCGCTGGTCGATACCGACGTGCCGGTGCTGGCCGCCGTGGAAGGACATGCGGTCGGCGTGGGCGTCACGCTGCTGCAGCACTGCGATTTCGCCTTCGCGGCCGGCACCGCCCGGCTGCGCATGCCGTTCGTGGCGCTGGGGCTGTGCCCGGAAGGGGCTTCCAGCCTGCTGCTGCCCCGGCTGGCCGGCATGCGCAAGGCCGCCGAATGGCTGTTGCAAGGGCGCGCCTTCGACGCGGCCGAGGCGCATGCCGCCGGGCTGCTCACCGGCGTCACCGAGCCGGGCCAGGCCCTGGCAGCCGCGCGGGCCGTCGCCGCCGACCTGGCCGCGCAGCCGCGCCAGGCGCTGCGCGTAAGCAAGCGCATGCTGCGCCAGGCCGACCGCGCCGCGATCCACGCCACGCTCGACCACGAGGCCGAACAGTTTCGCGAGCGCCTGCGCAGCCCCGAAGCCCAGCAGGCTTTCGCCCGCTTTTTCAACAAGTAG
- a CDS encoding NAD(P)H-dependent flavin oxidoreductase, whose translation MNARDTAMPHPVVAELYASMTLPVVCSPMFIVSNPKLAIAQCVSGVMGSFPALNARPQSLLGDWLDEVEAGLAEHRRAHPDGIVAPYAVNQIIHQSNDRLEHDLDVCARHRVPYIITSLRAPGDLVAGVHAWGGKVFHDVTTVRHAEKALEAGVDGLILVCAGAGGHAGTLSPFALVSEVRRFYDGPLVLSGAITSGQGILAALATGADFAYMGTRFIATAEANASEAYKQAIVDASASDVLYTPFFTGIPGNYLKASIVAAGLDPADLPAAEAASSNFGTTRAKPWKDIWGAGQGVGGIASVLPARELVASLRAEYAQAQARLGARNLG comes from the coding sequence ATGAACGCACGAGACACCGCCATGCCCCATCCCGTGGTTGCCGAGCTGTACGCCAGCATGACCCTGCCCGTGGTCTGCTCGCCCATGTTTATCGTCTCCAACCCCAAGCTGGCGATCGCGCAATGCGTCAGCGGCGTCATGGGGTCGTTTCCCGCGCTCAATGCGCGCCCCCAATCGCTGCTGGGCGACTGGCTCGACGAAGTCGAGGCCGGCCTGGCCGAACACCGCCGCGCGCATCCGGACGGCATCGTGGCGCCCTACGCGGTCAACCAGATCATCCACCAGTCGAACGACCGGCTCGAACACGACCTGGACGTGTGCGCCCGCCACCGGGTGCCCTACATCATCACCAGCCTGCGCGCGCCCGGCGACCTGGTTGCCGGCGTGCATGCCTGGGGCGGCAAGGTCTTCCACGACGTCACGACCGTGCGCCACGCCGAGAAGGCCCTGGAGGCCGGCGTCGACGGCCTGATCCTGGTGTGCGCCGGCGCGGGCGGCCACGCCGGCACGCTCAGCCCGTTCGCGCTGGTCTCCGAAGTACGGCGCTTCTACGATGGGCCGCTGGTACTGTCCGGCGCAATCACCTCGGGCCAGGGCATCCTGGCGGCGCTCGCCACGGGGGCCGACTTCGCCTATATGGGTACGCGCTTCATCGCGACCGCCGAGGCCAATGCCTCCGAGGCCTACAAGCAGGCCATCGTCGACGCGAGCGCGTCCGACGTGCTGTACACGCCTTTTTTCACCGGCATTCCCGGCAACTACCTGAAAGCCAGCATCGTGGCCGCCGGCCTGGACCCGGCCGACCTGCCGGCTGCCGAGGCGGCCTCGTCCAACTTCGGCACGACGCGGGCCAAGCCCTGGAAGGACATCTGGGGCGCCGGCCAGGGCGTAGGCGGCATTGCCAGCGTGCTGCCGGCGCGCGAGCTGGTCGCGTCGCTGCGCGCCGAGTATGCCCAGGCACAGGCGCGGCTGGGCGCGCGCAACCTGGGATGA
- a CDS encoding TetR/AcrR family transcriptional regulator, with translation MQAGARLARQDNAMADAPAPAPKRARAGRPPTLAAPRERILEEAARLFARSGYENSSVADLAAAIGVSKAALYHYFPTKQDIYDAIILETLAGLLQAVTREVERQHEACERLRAFMVGHARYFARHHEQFVTMLIGYSGMALPERADAAQLRDRYEQLLRDLLEQGMAAGTLRRLDVAATGRAVLSMLNWMVRWYKPGQGDSAEQIADGYYDLLFNGLRI, from the coding sequence ATGCAGGCGGGGGCGCGCCTTGCCCGCCAGGATAACGCCATGGCCGATGCTCCTGCCCCTGCTCCGAAGCGCGCGCGCGCCGGCCGCCCGCCCACGCTGGCCGCGCCGCGCGAGCGCATTCTCGAGGAGGCCGCGCGCCTGTTCGCCCGCAGCGGCTACGAAAACAGCTCAGTCGCCGACCTGGCCGCGGCCATCGGGGTGTCCAAGGCCGCCCTCTATCACTATTTCCCGACCAAGCAGGACATCTACGACGCCATCATCCTGGAAACGCTGGCCGGCCTGCTGCAGGCCGTGACCCGCGAGGTGGAGCGCCAGCACGAGGCCTGCGAACGGCTGCGCGCCTTCATGGTGGGGCATGCCCGCTATTTCGCGCGCCATCACGAGCAATTCGTGACCATGCTGATCGGCTATTCCGGCATGGCGCTGCCCGAGCGCGCCGACGCCGCGCAATTGCGCGACCGCTACGAACAACTGCTGCGCGACCTGCTGGAGCAGGGCATGGCCGCGGGGACGCTGCGCCGGCTGGACGTGGCGGCCACCGGCCGCGCGGTGCTGTCGATGCTGAACTGGATGGTGCGCTGGTACAAGCCTGGCCAGGGCGACAGCGCCGAGCAGATCGCCGACGGCTACTACGACTTGCTTTTCAACGGCCTGCGCATCTGA
- a CDS encoding acyl-CoA dehydrogenase family protein: protein MALDNETLNLLLDAVRRFVNDRLVPAENELAETGRIPDEIVQEMRDLGLFGLSIAADYGGLGLTMEEEVRVVFELGQTSPAFRSLAGTNIGIGSQSIVLAGTDDQRQRFLPKLASGELIGSFALTEPDAGSDAMALRTSAVRNGDHYVLNGTKRFITNAPVAGLFSVMARTAPERRADSISCFLVEAGTPGVTLGKPDKKMGQAGALTCDVVFDNCRVPAEALLGGKEGTGFRTSMRVLDKGRLHIAALCVGIAERLVRDAVRYALERKQFGQPIAEFQLVQAMIADSQTELYAARSMVLDAARKRDLGQNVTMEAACSKLYATEMVGRVADRAVQIHGGAGYISEYAVERFYRDVRLFRIFEGTSQIQQLVIARETLKAYA from the coding sequence ATGGCGCTGGACAATGAAACCCTGAACCTGTTGCTGGACGCGGTACGCCGCTTCGTCAACGACCGGCTGGTCCCGGCCGAGAACGAGCTGGCCGAAACCGGCCGCATTCCCGACGAGATCGTCCAGGAAATGCGCGACCTGGGCCTGTTCGGCCTGTCGATCGCCGCGGATTATGGCGGGCTGGGCCTGACCATGGAAGAGGAAGTGCGCGTGGTGTTCGAGCTGGGGCAGACCTCGCCGGCTTTCCGGTCGCTGGCCGGCACCAATATCGGCATCGGTTCGCAATCCATCGTGCTGGCCGGCACCGACGACCAGCGCCAGCGCTTTCTGCCCAAGCTGGCCAGCGGCGAGCTGATCGGCTCGTTCGCCCTGACCGAGCCGGACGCCGGCTCGGATGCCATGGCGCTGCGCACCAGCGCGGTCCGCAACGGCGACCACTATGTCCTGAACGGCACCAAGCGCTTCATCACCAATGCGCCGGTCGCCGGGCTGTTCTCGGTCATGGCGCGCACCGCGCCCGAGCGCCGCGCCGATTCGATCTCGTGCTTCCTGGTCGAGGCCGGCACGCCGGGCGTGACGCTGGGCAAGCCGGACAAGAAAATGGGCCAGGCCGGCGCCTTGACCTGCGACGTGGTGTTCGACAATTGCCGGGTGCCGGCCGAGGCGCTGCTGGGCGGCAAGGAGGGCACGGGCTTTCGCACCTCGATGCGCGTGCTGGACAAGGGGCGGCTGCATATCGCGGCGCTGTGCGTGGGCATCGCCGAGCGGCTGGTGCGCGATGCGGTGCGCTACGCGCTCGAGCGCAAGCAGTTCGGCCAGCCGATCGCGGAGTTCCAGCTGGTGCAGGCGATGATCGCCGACAGCCAGACCGAGCTGTACGCGGCGCGTTCGATGGTGCTGGACGCCGCGCGCAAGCGCGACCTGGGCCAGAACGTGACGATGGAGGCGGCCTGCAGCAAGCTGTACGCCACCGAGATGGTCGGGCGCGTGGCCGACCGGGCGGTGCAGATCCACGGCGGCGCGGGCTATATCTCCGAGTACGCGGTCGAGCGTTTCTACCGCGATGTCCGCCTGTTCCGCATTTTCGAGGGCACCAGCCAGATCCAGCAATTGGTCATCGCGCGCGAAACCCTCAAGGCGTACGCGTAG
- a CDS encoding IS481-like element IS481 family transposase: MNTHKHARLTFLRRLEMVQQLIAHQVCVSEAARAYGVTAPTVRKWLGRFLAQGQAGLADASSRPTVSPRAIAPAKALAIVELRRKRLTQARIAQALGVSASTVSRVLARAGLSHLADLEPAEPVVRYEHQAPGDLLHIDIKKLGRIQRPGHRVTGNRRDTVEGAGWDFVFVAIDDHARVAFTDIHPDERFPSAVQFLKDAVAYYQRLGVTIQRLLTDNGSAFRSRAFAALCHELGIKHRFTRPYRPQTNGKAERFIQSALREWAYAHTYQNSQHRADAMKSWLHHYNWHRPHQGIGRAVPISRLNLDEYNLLTVHT, from the coding sequence ATGAACACCCATAAGCATGCCCGATTGACCTTCCTACGTCGACTCGAAATGGTCCAGCAATTGATCGCCCATCAAGTTTGTGTGTCTGAAGCGGCCCGCGCCTATGGGGTCACCGCGCCGACTGTGCGCAAATGGCTGGGCCGCTTCCTGGCTCAGGGCCAGGCGGGCTTGGCCGATGCGTCCTCGCGCCCGACGGTCTCGCCCCGAGCGATTGCGCCGGCCAAGGCGCTGGCTATCGTGGAGCTGCGCCGCAAGCGGCTGACCCAAGCGCGCATCGCCCAGGCGCTGGGCGTGTCAGCCAGCACCGTCAGCCGCGTCCTGGCCCGCGCCGGTCTGTCGCACCTGGCCGACCTGGAGCCGGCCGAGCCGGTGGTGCGCTACGAGCATCAGGCCCCCGGCGATCTGCTGCACATCGACATCAAGAAGCTGGGACGTATCCAGCGCCCTGGCCACCGGGTCACGGGCAACCGACGCGATACCGTTGAGGGGGCCGGCTGGGACTTCGTCTTCGTGGCCATCGATGACCACGCCCGCGTGGCCTTCACCGACATCCACCCCGACGAGCGCTTCCCCAGCGCCGTCCAGTTCCTCAAGGACGCAGTGGCCTACTACCAGCGCCTGGGCGTGACCATCCAGCGCTTGCTCACCGACAATGGCTCGGCCTTTCGCAGCCGCGCCTTCGCCGCGCTGTGCCATGAGCTGGGCATCAAGCACCGCTTTACCCGACCTTACCGCCCACAGACCAATGGCAAGGCCGAACGCTTCATCCAGTCGGCCTTGCGTGAGTGGGCTTACGCTCACACCTACCAGAACTCCCAACACCGAGCCGATGCCATGAAATCCTGGCTACACCACTACAACTGGCATCGACCCCACCAAGGCATCGGGCGCGCTGTACCCATCTCCAGACTCAACCTGGACGAATACAACCTATTGACAGTTCACACCTAG
- a CDS encoding PsiF family protein, whose product MISRVSKFAACTLVSLFCSTAAWAQASASKELTPQQKRMAECNKSATGKTGDERKAYMSSCLKGEEPANKLTPQQQRMKDCNSRASEQALTGKKRKAYMSTCLSGKS is encoded by the coding sequence ATGATTTCCCGCGTGAGCAAGTTTGCTGCTTGTACTCTTGTGTCCCTGTTTTGTTCCACGGCCGCCTGGGCCCAGGCCTCGGCCAGCAAGGAACTGACGCCACAGCAAAAACGCATGGCCGAATGCAACAAGTCGGCAACCGGCAAGACCGGCGACGAGCGCAAGGCCTACATGAGCAGTTGCCTCAAGGGCGAAGAGCCCGCCAACAAACTGACCCCGCAGCAGCAGCGCATGAAAGACTGCAACTCGCGCGCCTCCGAACAGGCCCTGACCGGCAAGAAGCGCAAGGCCTACATGAGCACCTGCCTTTCGGGGAAAAGCTGA
- a CDS encoding cyclase family protein, translating to MQRWKQRPPGSNWGDFGPDDQLGRLNLITPAEVLKAAQEIRAGRSFCLSLPLDLPGGNVLNPRRHPPQLSPTRLQDTPYVNFPLRNINPDAVDVLSDDQVLLSMQYSTQWDSLAHVGALFDADGDGRAELCYYNGYRAGIDIVGPADADHAGCGCNTGGPSSALKLGIENLAQHSVQGRGVLLDLARHYGAGRTLVGYKELTQALAADGIEIESGDMLVLRTGYAKAVVGMNGKPDADVLHQYGAALDGTDAELLQWITDSGIAAICADNYAVEAYPARERQGPRAMLPLHHHCLFKLGLPLAELWYLKDLAEWLHANGRHRFMLTAPPLRLPHAIGSPVTPVATV from the coding sequence ATGCAACGCTGGAAACAACGGCCGCCCGGTTCGAACTGGGGCGACTTCGGCCCGGACGACCAACTGGGCCGCCTGAATCTGATCACGCCGGCCGAAGTGCTCAAGGCGGCGCAGGAAATCCGCGCCGGCCGCAGCTTCTGCCTGTCGCTGCCGCTGGACCTGCCCGGCGGCAACGTGCTCAACCCGCGGCGCCATCCGCCGCAGCTCAGCCCCACGCGCCTGCAGGACACGCCATACGTGAACTTCCCGCTGCGCAATATCAACCCCGACGCGGTCGATGTGCTCAGCGACGACCAGGTGCTGCTATCGATGCAGTACTCCACGCAATGGGATTCGCTGGCCCACGTCGGCGCGCTGTTCGACGCCGACGGCGACGGCCGCGCCGAGCTGTGCTATTACAACGGCTACCGCGCCGGCATCGACATCGTCGGGCCGGCCGACGCCGACCACGCCGGTTGCGGCTGCAATACCGGCGGCCCCTCGTCCGCGCTCAAGCTGGGCATCGAGAACCTGGCCCAGCACAGCGTGCAGGGCCGCGGCGTGCTGCTGGACCTGGCGCGCCACTACGGCGCCGGACGCACCCTGGTGGGCTACAAGGAACTGACGCAGGCGCTGGCGGCAGACGGCATCGAGATCGAGTCCGGCGACATGCTGGTGCTGCGCACCGGCTACGCCAAAGCCGTGGTCGGCATGAACGGCAAGCCCGACGCCGACGTGCTGCATCAATATGGCGCCGCGCTGGACGGCACCGACGCCGAACTGCTGCAGTGGATCACCGACAGCGGCATCGCCGCCATCTGCGCCGACAACTACGCGGTCGAGGCCTACCCCGCGCGCGAACGCCAGGGCCCGCGCGCCATGCTGCCGCTGCACCACCACTGCCTGTTCAAGCTGGGCCTGCCGCTGGCCGAACTGTGGTACCTCAAGGACCTGGCCGAATGGCTGCACGCCAACGGCCGCCACCGCTTCATGCTGACCGCGCCGCCGCTGCGCCTGCCCCATGCCATCGGCTCGCCGGTGACGCCCGTGGCGACAGTGTGA
- the pcaD gene encoding 3-oxoadipate enol-lactonase: MSYADLSQARLYYVIDGPADAPVLVLSNSLGTCADMWARQIPELSRRFRVLRYDTRGHGKSSVPDGEYSFAQLGGDVAELLEHLRIERAHFCGLSMGGPTGMWLALERPELIDRLVLCNTAARIGSAEGWSARIAAVRQDGLETMAPGLVERWLTPQYRAAEPGLVQVLVDMLRRIPDAGYMANCAALRDADLRERVAAIRARTLVISSTHDLAATPQDGKALAAAIPGARYVELDTSHISNWEQPEAFTRALTGFLTE, from the coding sequence ATGTCTTACGCCGACCTCAGCCAGGCGCGCCTGTATTACGTCATCGACGGCCCCGCCGACGCCCCCGTGCTGGTACTGTCCAACTCGCTGGGTACCTGCGCCGATATGTGGGCGCGCCAGATCCCCGAACTGAGCCGCCGCTTCCGCGTCCTGCGCTACGACACGCGCGGCCACGGCAAATCGTCCGTACCCGATGGCGAGTACAGCTTCGCGCAGCTGGGCGGCGACGTCGCCGAACTGCTGGAACACCTGCGGATCGAACGCGCGCACTTCTGCGGCCTGTCGATGGGCGGCCCCACCGGCATGTGGCTGGCGCTGGAACGCCCCGAGCTGATCGACCGCCTGGTCCTGTGCAATACCGCCGCGCGCATCGGCAGCGCCGAGGGCTGGAGCGCGCGCATCGCCGCAGTGCGCCAGGACGGGCTGGAAACCATGGCGCCCGGGCTGGTCGAACGCTGGCTGACGCCGCAATACCGCGCCGCCGAACCCGGCCTGGTCCAGGTCCTGGTCGACATGCTGCGCCGCATCCCCGACGCCGGCTACATGGCCAATTGCGCGGCGCTGCGTGACGCCGACCTGCGCGAACGCGTCGCCGCCATCCGCGCCCGCACGCTGGTCATCAGCAGCACCCACGACCTGGCCGCCACGCCGCAGGACGGCAAGGCGCTGGCCGCCGCCATCCCCGGCGCGCGCTATGTCGAGCTCGACACCTCGCATATTTCCAACTGGGAGCAACCGGAAGCCTTCACGCGCGCGCTGACCGGCTTCCTCACGGAGTGA
- a CDS encoding YciI family protein, whose translation MPYIIETFDKPGSLAVRQQHRNAHLQFLDQHKHLLLACGAKLDDDGKDLGGGLYVVDVDTRAAAEQFIQADPFHLAGLFERVAITRWRKAYVDGTSYL comes from the coding sequence ATGCCCTACATCATCGAGACCTTCGACAAGCCCGGCAGCCTGGCCGTGCGCCAGCAGCACCGCAATGCGCACCTGCAGTTCCTCGACCAGCACAAGCACCTGCTGCTGGCCTGCGGCGCCAAGCTGGACGACGACGGCAAGGACCTCGGCGGCGGCCTGTACGTAGTGGATGTCGACACGCGCGCCGCCGCCGAGCAGTTCATCCAGGCCGACCCGTTCCACCTGGCCGGGCTGTTCGAGCGGGTCGCGATCACCCGCTGGCGCAAAGCCTACGTCGACGGCACCTCCTATCTGTAA
- the catC gene encoding muconolactone Delta-isomerase: protein MLFMVQMQVNLPPDMPAERADKLKADEKALAQQMQRDGKWRHLWRVAGRYANVSIFDAADNDELHQMLSALPLFPYMDIQVTALARHPSAI, encoded by the coding sequence ATGCTGTTCATGGTTCAAATGCAAGTCAACCTGCCGCCCGACATGCCCGCCGAGCGCGCCGACAAACTGAAGGCCGACGAAAAAGCCCTGGCCCAGCAGATGCAGCGCGATGGCAAGTGGCGCCACCTGTGGCGCGTGGCCGGCCGCTACGCCAACGTCAGCATCTTCGACGCCGCCGACAACGACGAGCTGCACCAGATGCTGTCGGCGCTGCCGCTGTTCCCGTACATGGACATCCAGGTTACCGCGCTGGCGCGCCACCCGTCCGCGATCTGA
- a CDS encoding 3-oxoacid CoA-transferase subunit B — protein sequence MSSKLTRDEIAARVAQDIPEGAYVNLGIGLPTLVANHLPADREVILHTENGMLGMGPAPAKGQEDYDLINAGKQPVTELPGCSFFHHADSFAMMRGGHLDICVLGAFQVSQQGDLANWHTGAPDAIPAVGGAMDLAIGAKDVFVMMELQTRDGQSKLVQACTYPLTGVRCVSRVYTDMAVFDLRAGQITVTDLFGDTTREQLLALTGLPLKFAD from the coding sequence ATGAGCAGCAAGCTGACCCGCGACGAAATCGCCGCCCGCGTCGCGCAGGACATCCCCGAAGGGGCCTATGTCAACCTGGGCATCGGCCTGCCCACGCTGGTGGCCAACCACCTGCCCGCCGACCGCGAAGTCATCCTGCACACCGAGAACGGCATGCTGGGCATGGGCCCGGCGCCGGCCAAGGGCCAGGAAGACTACGACCTCATCAACGCCGGCAAGCAGCCGGTCACCGAACTGCCCGGCTGCTCGTTCTTCCACCATGCCGATTCGTTCGCCATGATGCGCGGCGGCCACCTCGACATCTGCGTGCTGGGCGCGTTCCAGGTGTCGCAGCAGGGCGACCTGGCCAACTGGCACACCGGCGCGCCCGACGCCATCCCCGCCGTGGGCGGCGCTATGGACCTGGCCATCGGCGCCAAGGATGTCTTCGTCATGATGGAACTGCAGACCCGCGACGGCCAGAGCAAGCTGGTGCAGGCCTGCACCTACCCGCTGACCGGCGTGCGCTGCGTCTCGCGCGTCTATACCGACATGGCGGTGTTCGACCTGCGGGCCGGCCAGATCACCGTGACCGACCTGTTCGGCGACACCACGCGCGAGCAGTTGCTGGCGCTGACCGGCCTGCCGCTGAAGTTCGCCGACTGA
- a CDS encoding 3-oxoacid CoA-transferase subunit A, with translation MISKLVATAADALADVPDGATVMIGGFGTAGQPMELIDALLEQGAKDLVIINNNAGNGTTGLAALLGAGRVRKIICSFPRQVDSQIFDGLYRAGKLELELVPQGNLAERIRAAGAGIGAFFTPTGYGTPLADGKETREINGRQYVLEYPLHADYALIQAERGDRWGNLVYRKTARNFGPIMASAARVAVAQVRQVVELGQLDPEAVVTPGIFVKRVVQIDAPRGAKEQ, from the coding sequence ATGATTTCCAAGCTCGTTGCTACCGCGGCCGACGCCCTGGCCGACGTCCCGGACGGCGCCACCGTCATGATTGGCGGCTTCGGCACCGCCGGCCAGCCCATGGAACTGATCGACGCCCTGCTCGAGCAGGGCGCCAAGGACCTGGTCATCATCAACAACAACGCCGGCAACGGCACCACCGGCCTGGCCGCGCTGCTGGGCGCCGGGCGGGTGCGCAAGATCATCTGCTCGTTTCCGCGCCAGGTCGATTCGCAGATCTTCGACGGCCTGTACCGCGCCGGCAAGCTGGAGCTCGAACTGGTGCCGCAGGGCAACCTGGCCGAGCGCATCCGCGCCGCGGGCGCCGGCATCGGCGCCTTCTTCACGCCCACCGGCTACGGCACGCCGCTGGCCGACGGCAAGGAAACCCGCGAGATCAACGGCCGCCAGTACGTGCTGGAGTACCCGCTGCACGCCGACTACGCCCTGATCCAGGCCGAACGCGGCGACCGCTGGGGCAACCTGGTGTACCGCAAGACGGCGCGCAACTTCGGCCCCATCATGGCCAGCGCGGCGCGCGTGGCCGTGGCGCAGGTGCGGCAGGTGGTCGAGCTGGGACAGCTCGACCCCGAGGCCGTCGTCACGCCCGGCATTTTCGTCAAACGAGTGGTGCAAATCGACGCCCCGCGCGGCGCCAAGGAGCAGTAA